The Pseudomonas azotoformans genome has a segment encoding these proteins:
- a CDS encoding aspartate/glutamate racemase family protein, giving the protein MRTIGLIGGMSWESSAEYYRIINQRVRDQLGPLRSAQLLMYSVDFGPVEQAQHAGRWDDAALILEDAARRLQAGGAECVVLCTNTMHLVAPRIEAAVSIPFLHIADAAGAAAVEAGTLTVGLLGTAFTMEQDFLKSRLAAQGLTVLVPEADERQAVHRIIYEELCVGVISDASRKVYQAVIESLAARGAQAIILGCTEISLLIKPEHSDLPLLDTTELHAQAAVAFALG; this is encoded by the coding sequence ATGCGCACCATCGGCCTTATCGGCGGCATGAGCTGGGAGTCCAGCGCCGAGTATTACCGCATCATCAACCAGCGCGTGCGCGACCAGCTCGGCCCGCTGCGCTCGGCGCAACTGTTGATGTACAGCGTGGATTTCGGCCCGGTGGAACAGGCCCAGCACGCCGGCCGTTGGGATGACGCCGCGCTGATCCTCGAAGATGCCGCGCGCCGTCTGCAAGCCGGTGGCGCCGAGTGTGTGGTTCTGTGTACCAACACCATGCATTTGGTAGCGCCGCGCATTGAAGCGGCGGTGTCGATTCCGTTCCTGCACATCGCCGATGCGGCAGGTGCAGCGGCAGTAGAGGCCGGCACGCTGACCGTCGGCCTGCTCGGCACCGCGTTTACCATGGAGCAGGACTTCCTCAAATCGCGCCTGGCGGCCCAGGGCCTGACCGTGCTGGTGCCCGAGGCGGACGAGCGCCAAGCCGTGCACCGGATTATCTATGAGGAGTTGTGCGTCGGCGTGATCAGCGATGCGTCACGCAAGGTCTACCAAGCGGTGATCGAGTCCCTGGCCGCACGCGGCGCCCAGGCGATCATCCTCGGTTGCACGGAAATCAGCCTGTTGATCAAGCCCGAGCACAGCGACCTGCCGCTGCTGGACACCACCGAGCTGCATGCGCAGGCTGCGGTGGCGTTTGCCCTGGGCTAA
- a CDS encoding GNAT family N-acetyltransferase: MHTPEPHIVIQRFTEAHLEGVAALYNEPAVCRQVLQMPFQSVEAWRNKLVQDNERRLQLVAVHGGEVIGQLGLEQYLRVRQAHVGSFGMGVATAWQGKGVGSRLLTAALDVADNWMNLRRVELTVYADNEAAQRLYRKFGFEVEGVLRDYALRDGQFVDTVSMARLRQSA; encoded by the coding sequence ATGCACACACCTGAACCCCATATCGTGATCCAGCGCTTCACTGAGGCCCACCTTGAAGGCGTCGCTGCGCTCTATAACGAACCGGCCGTGTGCCGTCAGGTGCTGCAAATGCCTTTCCAGTCGGTCGAGGCGTGGCGTAATAAACTGGTCCAGGACAACGAGCGGCGCCTGCAACTGGTGGCCGTGCACGGGGGGGAGGTGATCGGCCAGCTTGGCCTGGAACAGTACCTGCGGGTACGCCAGGCCCATGTCGGTTCATTCGGCATGGGCGTGGCCACGGCGTGGCAGGGCAAAGGGGTTGGCTCGCGCCTGCTGACGGCCGCGCTGGACGTGGCCGACAACTGGATGAACCTGCGCCGGGTGGAACTCACGGTGTACGCCGACAACGAAGCGGCACAGAGGCTGTACCGCAAGTTCGGCTTTGAGGTCGAAGGCGTGTTGCGCGACTACGCGCTGCGTGACGGCCAGTTTGTCGACACCGTCAGCATGGCGCGCCTGCGCCAGTCGGCTTAG
- a CDS encoding DUF1176 domain-containing protein — translation MLRPALLALFLTGATAPAFAQPPTETVPLLREIKQWVIGCDNLRNCHALSAPSGVDEEDYSSLTLHLWHQAGPQGYLRLRFDHRGEEVDLSDLLLDGKPLGLELTQDLHVELDDQGGDPEVQSFGVIEEAAARRWLQRLRNGQRLQLPGDEAAHVSLSGLSASLLLMDAVQGRVDNVTALARPGKGAASEVAPRVPAPVLRKFAVAPPLTAQEQAGLVAAALQAVKPEEGEPEAKVGALTAQQAMTVTRYDCAAYNCEFDVSSRERQAPYKQTPMDLQPLPLEDAALQGSVGYDEASGTLSYFYKQRGIGDCGGGASWVFDGKRFQLSEFHRMPRCTGVGYGDWPALWTTMPAP, via the coding sequence ATGCTGCGCCCCGCACTCCTGGCTCTGTTTCTGACAGGCGCCACCGCCCCAGCCTTCGCTCAACCTCCTACCGAAACGGTCCCGCTGCTGCGGGAGATCAAGCAGTGGGTCATCGGTTGCGACAACTTGCGCAATTGCCACGCCCTCAGTGCGCCGAGTGGCGTCGATGAAGAGGATTACAGCTCGCTGACCTTGCACCTCTGGCACCAGGCCGGTCCTCAAGGCTATCTGCGTTTGCGTTTTGACCATCGAGGCGAGGAGGTGGACCTGTCTGATTTACTGCTGGATGGCAAGCCGCTGGGCCTGGAACTGACGCAGGACTTGCACGTCGAGCTGGATGACCAGGGCGGCGACCCCGAGGTGCAGTCCTTCGGGGTGATCGAGGAGGCGGCCGCGCGGCGCTGGTTGCAACGCTTGCGCAATGGCCAGCGTTTGCAGTTACCGGGCGATGAGGCGGCACATGTGTCGCTCAGCGGGCTGAGTGCTTCGTTGCTGTTGATGGATGCCGTGCAGGGCCGTGTGGACAACGTGACGGCTCTGGCACGGCCCGGAAAGGGCGCCGCCAGTGAGGTTGCGCCACGCGTGCCGGCGCCGGTGCTGCGCAAGTTTGCAGTGGCGCCGCCGCTGACTGCCCAGGAGCAGGCTGGCCTGGTGGCTGCTGCCTTGCAGGCCGTGAAGCCTGAGGAAGGCGAGCCCGAGGCAAAAGTTGGCGCGCTGACAGCGCAACAGGCCATGACGGTGACGCGTTATGACTGTGCGGCCTATAACTGCGAGTTCGATGTGAGCAGCCGTGAGCGCCAGGCGCCTTACAAGCAAACGCCAATGGACCTGCAACCGCTGCCCCTGGAAGACGCCGCGCTGCAAGGCTCGGTCGGGTATGACGAAGCGTCCGGAACCCTGAGTTATTTCTACAAGCAGCGTGGGATCGGTGATTGCGGCGGCGGGGCTTCCTGGGTGTTCGATGGCAAGCGTTTCCAGCTCAGCGAGTTCCACAGAATGCCGCGCTGCACCGGGGTCGGCTACGGTGATTGGCCAGCGTTGTGGACGACCATGCCAGCACCCTAG
- a CDS encoding glycerate kinase produces MKIIIAPDSFKDSLSAEGVAQAIAAGLAQVWPDAHLIQCPMADGGEGTVDSVLAACNGELLHHTVRGPLGVAVEAHWGWLADSHTAIIEMAEASGLQLVPTGQRDACKTTTYGTGELIRAALDAGAQRIILAIGGSATNDGGAGAMQALGVQLFDAEHQALPPGGLALARLAQINLENLDPRLAQVRFEIAADVNNPLCGPHGASAIFGPQKGANPEQVQQLDAALGHFADHCAKVLPNDVRDEPGSGAAGGLGFAAKAFLGAQFRAGVDVVAELVGLDEAVRGADLVITGEGRFDAQTLRGKTPFGVARIAQQHNVPVIVIAGTLGDGYEQMYAHGVDAAFALPCGPMSLEQACSEAPRLLQERAADIARVWRVATRR; encoded by the coding sequence ATGAAAATCATCATCGCCCCCGACTCGTTCAAGGACAGCCTGAGTGCCGAAGGCGTCGCCCAGGCCATCGCGGCCGGCTTGGCCCAGGTCTGGCCGGATGCGCATTTGATCCAGTGCCCGATGGCGGATGGCGGTGAAGGTACGGTGGATTCGGTGCTGGCCGCCTGTAATGGCGAATTGCTTCACCACACCGTACGCGGCCCGCTGGGTGTCGCAGTTGAAGCGCATTGGGGCTGGTTGGCCGACAGCCACACCGCAATCATCGAAATGGCTGAAGCCAGCGGTTTGCAACTGGTCCCAACGGGCCAGCGCGACGCCTGCAAAACCACCACCTATGGCACCGGCGAACTGATCCGCGCCGCCCTGGATGCCGGCGCCCAGCGCATCATCCTGGCGATTGGCGGCAGTGCCACCAACGATGGCGGCGCAGGGGCGATGCAGGCGCTCGGCGTGCAACTGTTCGATGCCGAACACCAGGCACTCCCGCCCGGTGGCCTGGCCTTGGCCCGCCTGGCACAGATCAACCTTGAAAACCTCGACCCACGCCTGGCCCAGGTACGCTTTGAAATCGCCGCCGACGTCAACAACCCGCTGTGCGGCCCCCACGGCGCCTCCGCGATTTTTGGCCCGCAAAAGGGCGCGAACCCCGAGCAAGTCCAACAGCTGGACGCTGCACTGGGCCACTTCGCCGACCACTGCGCCAAGGTCCTGCCCAACGATGTACGCGACGAACCTGGCAGCGGCGCAGCGGGCGGCCTGGGCTTCGCCGCCAAGGCCTTCCTGGGCGCGCAGTTCCGCGCGGGTGTCGACGTGGTGGCCGAGCTGGTCGGCCTGGATGAAGCAGTACGTGGCGCCGACCTGGTGATCACCGGCGAAGGCCGCTTCGACGCCCAGACCCTGCGCGGAAAAACCCCGTTCGGCGTGGCACGCATTGCCCAACAACACAACGTACCGGTGATCGTGATTGCCGGCACCTTGGGTGATGGCTACGAACAGATGTACGCCCACGGCGTAGACGCCGCCTTTGCCTTGCCTTGCGGCCCGATGAGCCTGGAACAGGCATGCAGCGAGGCACCGCGTTTATTGCAGGAGCGGGCGGCGGATATTGCGCGGGTATGGCGCGTGGCAACACGGCGCTGA
- a CDS encoding sugar diacid recognition domain-containing protein codes for MFELDHDLAQDIVDRTMAILPYNVNVMDSQGLILGSGEPERINTRHEGAQLVLANGRVVEIDGQTAKHLKGVQPGINLPLLHDGRLIGVLGITGEPEGLRTYAELVRMTAEMLVSHRHQQAEQQWRRQRCDDLLALLLAEAGDSPRLVDEAQQLGLKPQLARTPYLFELGAGQSAEALSAWLTSRYPDSWCVSSAQYSLLWCRPAAVPVDNPRLLEKLEGLGWNILRVAVGGQADGLAGLRRCYRRVGDLLAYGRDVLPQSRLLTLNRYRLPVMLWRHRNDDALDELLNPLRKVLAKDSNGQLQATLRSWCEHDGQSQACADALGIHRNSLRYRMERIAELSGVDPLTLDGMLALYLGVQLLPQPLSE; via the coding sequence ATGTTCGAGCTGGATCATGACCTGGCGCAGGATATCGTCGATCGGACCATGGCGATCCTGCCCTACAACGTCAACGTCATGGACAGCCAAGGCCTGATTCTCGGCAGCGGCGAGCCCGAGCGCATCAACACCCGCCATGAAGGCGCACAACTGGTGCTGGCCAATGGTCGCGTGGTGGAAATTGATGGCCAGACCGCCAAGCACCTCAAGGGCGTGCAACCGGGCATCAACCTGCCGTTGCTGCACGACGGGCGCCTGATCGGCGTGCTTGGCATCACCGGCGAACCCGAAGGCCTGCGCACTTACGCCGAACTGGTGCGCATGACCGCCGAGATGCTGGTCAGCCATCGCCACCAGCAGGCCGAGCAACAATGGCGGCGCCAGCGTTGTGATGATCTGCTGGCCTTGCTGTTGGCGGAAGCTGGCGATTCGCCGCGCCTGGTGGACGAAGCGCAGCAACTGGGGCTCAAGCCGCAACTGGCACGCACGCCGTACCTGTTTGAACTGGGCGCAGGGCAATCGGCGGAAGCCCTGAGTGCCTGGCTGACCTCGCGTTATCCGGACAGCTGGTGTGTCAGCTCGGCGCAATACTCATTGCTGTGGTGCCGGCCAGCGGCAGTGCCGGTCGACAACCCGCGTTTGCTGGAAAAACTCGAAGGTCTCGGTTGGAACATCCTGCGTGTCGCCGTGGGCGGGCAAGCGGATGGTCTGGCCGGGCTGCGCCGTTGCTATCGACGCGTGGGTGATCTGCTCGCCTATGGCCGTGATGTACTGCCGCAGTCGCGCCTGTTGACCCTCAATCGCTATCGCTTGCCCGTGATGCTCTGGCGCCATCGCAATGACGATGCGCTCGACGAACTGCTCAACCCTTTGCGCAAAGTGCTGGCCAAGGACAGCAATGGTCAGCTGCAAGCCACATTGCGCAGTTGGTGTGAACACGACGGGCAAAGCCAGGCCTGTGCCGATGCCCTGGGTATTCACCGCAACAGCCTGCGTTACCGCATGGAACGGATTGCCGAACTCAGTGGCGTCGACCCCTTGACCCTGGACGGCATGCTCGCGCTCTACCTGGGCGTACAGCTGCTGCCCCAGCCTTTGTCGGAATGA
- a CDS encoding MFS transporter, with product MSQSATTPLATDDDKNAIYKRITLRLIPFIFICYLFNYLDRVNVGFAKLQMLDALKFSETVYGLGAGIFFIGYVLCGVPSNLALTKFGPRRWIALMMIVWGTLSTCLLFVTTPTHFYTLRLFTGAAEAGFFPGVVLYLSQWFPTFRRGRIMALFMSAIPVSGLLGSPFSGWILNHFAAGQGGLAGWQWMFLLQGIPTVVLGALAYFLLSDSFANAKWLKPHERAVLEADQATDLANKPKTTTDSLAEVFKNPAIWAFGLIYFCIQSGVYAINFWLPSIIKNLGFSDNLVIGWLSAIPYLLAAVFMLLVGRSADLRKERRWHLVVPMLMGAVGLVIAVNFATTPAIAILGLTIATMGALTGLPMFWPVPTAMLSAGAAAGGLALINSMGQMAGFLSPYIVGFVKDATGSTDVALYLLAAVIVAGSVLALRMTRTLKA from the coding sequence ATGTCACAGAGCGCCACGACCCCACTGGCCACCGATGACGATAAAAACGCCATCTACAAGCGCATTACCCTGCGCCTGATCCCCTTCATTTTCATCTGCTATCTGTTCAACTACCTCGACCGGGTAAACGTTGGCTTTGCCAAGTTGCAGATGCTCGATGCGTTGAAATTCAGCGAAACCGTATACGGCCTCGGTGCCGGGATCTTCTTCATCGGCTACGTGCTGTGTGGCGTACCGAGCAACCTGGCGCTGACCAAGTTCGGTCCACGGCGCTGGATTGCGTTGATGATGATCGTCTGGGGCACGCTGTCCACCTGCCTGCTGTTCGTCACCACGCCGACACACTTCTACACCTTGCGCCTATTCACCGGTGCCGCCGAAGCGGGCTTCTTCCCCGGCGTGGTGCTGTACCTCTCGCAGTGGTTCCCGACCTTCCGCCGTGGGCGGATCATGGCGCTGTTCATGTCGGCGATCCCGGTTTCCGGGTTGCTCGGCAGCCCGTTCTCCGGCTGGATCCTCAACCACTTCGCCGCTGGCCAAGGCGGCCTCGCGGGCTGGCAGTGGATGTTCCTGCTGCAAGGCATCCCGACCGTCGTGCTGGGCGCCCTCGCCTACTTCCTGCTCAGCGACAGCTTTGCCAACGCCAAGTGGCTCAAGCCCCACGAACGCGCAGTACTGGAAGCCGATCAGGCGACCGACCTGGCGAACAAGCCGAAGACCACCACCGATTCCCTCGCGGAGGTGTTCAAGAACCCTGCCATCTGGGCGTTCGGCCTGATCTACTTCTGCATCCAGAGCGGCGTGTACGCCATCAACTTCTGGCTGCCGTCGATCATCAAGAACCTGGGGTTCAGCGATAACCTGGTGATCGGCTGGCTGAGTGCGATCCCTTACCTGCTGGCGGCAGTCTTCATGTTGCTGGTGGGCCGCTCCGCCGACTTGCGCAAGGAGCGTCGCTGGCACTTGGTGGTGCCGATGCTGATGGGCGCTGTCGGCCTGGTGATCGCAGTGAACTTCGCGACCACACCGGCCATTGCAATCCTCGGCCTGACCATCGCCACCATGGGCGCCCTCACCGGCCTGCCGATGTTCTGGCCGGTGCCGACCGCCATGCTCAGTGCCGGCGCGGCGGCAGGTGGCCTGGCGTTGATCAACTCCATGGGCCAGATGGCCGGCTTCCTCAGCCCGTATATCGTCGGCTTTGTGAAGGATGCCACCGGGTCCACGGACGTGGCGTTGTACCTGCTGGCGGCGGTGATCGTGGCCGGTAGTGTGTTGGCGCTACGAATGACGCGCACCCTGAAGGCTTAA
- a CDS encoding SDR family oxidoreductase yields the protein MTSSLNGKTVIVIGGSSGIGAAVAKAAAARGAQVVLAGRRLVPGVENGLRSEPVDVTDAASLQRLYETVGRFDHLVYTSGPSVRAKTLIETDLSEAQENFNVKLWGSLRAIQLALPFLSEHGSISLTSGQLGRKSVAGQFIKTGINAATEALVKQLAKELAPRRVNAISPGVIDTPAYAGLADDQRLAMFAKAGGALPVGRVGQAEEVGAGYVLVMENGFMTGAVIDIDGGGLL from the coding sequence ATGACTTCTTCCCTCAATGGCAAAACCGTCATCGTGATCGGCGGCAGCAGCGGCATCGGTGCCGCCGTGGCTAAGGCTGCTGCCGCGCGGGGTGCGCAGGTGGTGTTGGCCGGGCGGCGCCTGGTGCCCGGCGTAGAAAACGGCTTGCGCAGCGAGCCGGTTGACGTCACTGATGCAGCTTCCCTGCAACGCCTGTACGAAACGGTGGGGCGCTTTGATCACCTGGTCTACACCTCGGGGCCGAGCGTACGCGCCAAGACCTTGATCGAAACCGACCTGAGCGAAGCCCAGGAAAACTTCAACGTAAAACTGTGGGGCTCACTGCGGGCCATCCAGTTGGCACTGCCATTTTTGAGCGAGCACGGCAGTATCAGCCTGACCTCCGGGCAATTGGGGCGTAAATCCGTGGCGGGGCAATTCATCAAGACCGGTATCAACGCTGCGACCGAAGCGCTGGTCAAGCAATTGGCCAAGGAACTGGCGCCACGCCGGGTCAATGCGATCAGTCCGGGGGTGATTGATACGCCGGCCTATGCCGGGCTTGCAGACGATCAGCGCTTGGCGATGTTTGCCAAGGCCGGCGGTGCGCTGCCGGTGGGGCGAGTGGGGCAGGCGGAGGAGGTTGGGGCCGGGTATGTACTGGTCATGGAAAATGGCTTTATGACCGGCGCCGTCATTGATATCGACGGCGGCGGTCTGCTCTGA
- a CDS encoding LysR family transcriptional regulator has protein sequence MSSILDLEVFVRTADTGSLSAAARGLGLTPAAASIALKRLETRLGIRLLARSTRSMRLTEEGRRYLDSVRVALAALSEGEQALKQQSQGLSGLLQLAAPSDFGRNVVLGWLDEFKAEHPNIRLQLMLNDSNADLFRETVDIALRFGVPQDSSLVALPIAPDHHRVACASPAYLARHGTPREPMELSGHSTLRYMRQGQVSKTWRFRQGDQLQEVEVSGDFLSNDGEIVRRWALGGHGIAYKARLDVIGDIAAGRLVPLFEDWQGEPAPFNLMCPHRLQVSERVKVLHRFLQARCQALLGS, from the coding sequence ATGAGCTCGATCCTCGATCTTGAAGTCTTCGTGCGCACCGCCGATACCGGTAGCTTGTCCGCCGCCGCCCGTGGCCTGGGCTTGACGCCGGCGGCAGCGAGCATCGCCCTCAAGCGCTTGGAAACCCGCCTGGGTATTCGCTTGCTGGCACGCTCCACGCGCAGCATGCGCCTGACCGAGGAAGGCCGGCGTTACCTCGACAGCGTGCGCGTGGCACTGGCAGCGCTGTCCGAAGGCGAACAAGCGCTCAAACAGCAAAGCCAGGGCTTGAGCGGGTTGCTGCAACTGGCCGCGCCGTCGGATTTCGGGCGCAATGTAGTGCTGGGCTGGCTGGACGAGTTCAAGGCGGAGCACCCGAATATCCGCCTGCAGTTGATGCTGAACGACAGCAATGCCGACCTGTTCCGCGAAACCGTGGACATCGCCCTGCGCTTTGGCGTGCCCCAGGACTCCAGCCTGGTTGCTTTGCCGATTGCCCCAGATCACCACCGCGTCGCCTGCGCCAGCCCCGCTTACCTGGCACGCCACGGCACACCGCGCGAGCCTATGGAATTGTCCGGACACAGTACGCTGCGGTACATGCGCCAGGGCCAGGTGAGTAAGACGTGGCGGTTTCGCCAGGGTGATCAGCTACAGGAGGTCGAGGTGTCAGGGGATTTCCTCAGCAACGACGGTGAAATCGTCCGCCGTTGGGCGCTTGGCGGGCATGGTATCGCCTACAAGGCCAGGCTCGACGTGATCGGCGATATCGCGGCCGGTCGACTGGTGCCGCTGTTTGAGGATTGGCAAGGCGAGCCTGCCCCGTTCAACCTGATGTGCCCTCACCGCCTGCAGGTGTCGGAACGGGTGAAGGTGCTGCATCGATTTCTACAGGCACGTTGCCAGGCGTTGCTGGGTTCATGA
- a CDS encoding aldo/keto reductase — protein MIYRTLGQSGLKVSALTLGTMMFGEQTNTEDSLRIIDKAWDQGINFIDTADVYTGGRSEEIVGEAIVRNRQDWVVASKVGIGPADGLPNRSGLSRKRIFNALEASLTRLDTDYLDIYYLHREDHNTPLEVTVSAIGDLIRQGKIRYWGLSNYRGWRIAEVIRVAERLGVDKPVISQPLYNIVNRQAEVEQITAAAAYGLGVVPYSPLARGVLSGKYAPDVTPEAGSRAARQDKRILETEWRVESLRIAQQIQQYTQGRGVGIVEFAIAWVLNNSAVSSAIVGPRTEAQWDAYIGALEVKISAEDEAFIDSLVTPGHSSTPGFNDVGHFVSGRVAHL, from the coding sequence ATGATTTACCGCACATTGGGCCAGTCCGGGTTGAAGGTCAGCGCCTTGACCCTGGGCACCATGATGTTTGGCGAACAGACCAACACCGAGGACTCGCTGCGCATCATCGACAAGGCCTGGGACCAGGGCATCAATTTTATCGACACGGCGGACGTCTACACCGGTGGGCGTTCCGAGGAAATCGTCGGCGAAGCCATTGTGCGCAATCGCCAGGATTGGGTGGTGGCATCCAAGGTCGGCATCGGCCCGGCGGACGGCTTGCCCAACCGCAGCGGCTTGAGCCGCAAGCGTATTTTCAATGCGCTGGAAGCCAGCCTGACACGCCTCGATACCGACTACCTGGACATTTACTACCTGCACCGCGAAGACCACAATACGCCGCTGGAAGTGACGGTGTCGGCGATTGGCGACCTGATCCGCCAGGGCAAGATCCGTTATTGGGGCCTGTCCAATTATCGTGGCTGGCGCATTGCCGAGGTGATTCGTGTGGCGGAGCGCCTGGGCGTCGACAAGCCGGTGATCAGCCAACCGCTTTACAACATCGTCAACCGCCAGGCCGAGGTGGAGCAGATTACCGCGGCAGCCGCCTACGGCCTCGGCGTGGTGCCTTACAGCCCACTGGCCCGCGGCGTGCTCAGCGGTAAATACGCCCCGGACGTTACCCCCGAGGCCGGCAGCCGCGCGGCGCGCCAGGACAAACGCATCCTGGAAACCGAATGGCGTGTGGAGTCGCTGCGCATCGCCCAGCAGATCCAGCAGTACACCCAAGGACGTGGCGTAGGGATTGTTGAGTTTGCGATTGCCTGGGTATTGAACAACTCGGCGGTCAGTTCGGCGATTGTCGGGCCGCGTACCGAGGCGCAATGGGACGCTTACATCGGCGCGCTGGAGGTGAAGATCAGCGCAGAAGATGAGGCGTTTATCGATTCGCTGGTGACGCCAGGGCATTCGTCCACGCCGGGGTTCAATGATGTCGGGCATTTTGTATCGGGGCGTGTGGCGCACCTTTAA
- the rarD gene encoding EamA family transporter RarD, translated as MSKGVVLSVLASVLFAVMYYFTSLLTPLSGLEIFGWRMLLTVPCMTIFMIVSGEWRRVWELVQLLAAKPRLIAGVLLSSALLGVQLWLFMWAPLNGRSLDVSVGYFLLPLTMVLTGRLVWGEQLSYLQRIAVFFAALGVLNELYQAGGFSWATLVVIIGYPVYFIVRKYLKTDHLGGLWLDMALMLPVAWWFVQSGEQGFAVMDAHPKLYALIPTLGLISASALVSYIIASRLLAFSLFGLLSYVEPVLLLGVALILGEGIKGGEWFTYIPIWLAVMVLVFEGFKHLVRQRKA; from the coding sequence GTGTCTAAAGGTGTTGTTTTATCGGTCTTGGCCTCGGTGCTGTTTGCCGTGATGTATTACTTCACATCATTGCTCACGCCCTTGAGCGGGCTGGAAATTTTCGGCTGGCGCATGTTGCTGACCGTGCCGTGCATGACAATTTTCATGATCGTCAGCGGCGAATGGCGGCGCGTGTGGGAGTTGGTACAGCTGTTGGCGGCCAAGCCGCGTTTGATTGCGGGTGTGTTGTTGTCTTCCGCGTTGTTGGGCGTGCAATTGTGGCTGTTCATGTGGGCGCCGCTGAATGGGCGCAGCCTGGATGTGTCGGTGGGTTACTTCCTGTTGCCGCTGACCATGGTACTGACCGGGCGCCTGGTGTGGGGTGAACAGCTGTCCTACCTGCAACGGATCGCCGTGTTTTTTGCCGCCCTCGGTGTACTCAACGAGTTATACCAGGCTGGTGGATTCTCTTGGGCAACGCTGGTGGTGATCATTGGTTATCCGGTTTACTTCATCGTGCGCAAATACCTCAAGACCGACCATCTGGGCGGGCTTTGGCTGGATATGGCGCTGATGCTGCCGGTGGCCTGGTGGTTTGTGCAGAGTGGCGAGCAAGGCTTTGCGGTCATGGATGCCCACCCGAAACTGTACGCACTGATCCCGACGCTGGGGCTGATCAGTGCCTCGGCGCTGGTGAGCTACATCATCGCCAGCCGCTTGCTGGCGTTCAGCCTGTTCGGGTTGCTCAGCTACGTTGAGCCGGTCCTGCTGTTAGGCGTGGCGCTGATCTTGGGTGAAGGGATCAAGGGTGGCGAATGGTTCACCTACATCCCGATCTGGCTGGCGGTGATGGTGCTGGTGTTTGAAGGCTTCAAACACTTGGTGCGCCAACGCAAAGCCTGA
- the hppD gene encoding 4-hydroxyphenylpyruvate dioxygenase has product MADLYENPMGLMGFEFIEFASPTPGTLEPIFEIMGFTKVATHRSKNVHLYRQGEINLILNNEPNSIASYFAAEHGPSVCGMAFRVKDSQKAYNRALELGAQPIHIETGPMELNLPAIKGIGGAPLYLIDRFGEGSSIYDIDFVYLEGVERNPVGANLKVIDHLTHNVYRGRMAYWANFYEKLFNFREARYFDIKGEYTGLTSKAMSAPDGMIRIPLNEESSKGAGQIEEFLMQFNGEGIQHVAFLTDDLVKTWDALKKIGMRFMTAPPDTYYEMLEGRLPNHGEPVDQLQARGILLDGSSVEGDKRLLLQIFSETLMGPVFFEFIQRKGDDGFGEGNFKALFESIERDQVRRGVLTAD; this is encoded by the coding sequence ATGGCAGATCTATACGAAAACCCAATGGGCCTGATGGGCTTTGAATTCATCGAATTCGCGTCGCCGACGCCGGGCACCCTGGAGCCGATCTTCGAGATCATGGGCTTTACCAAAGTCGCGACCCACCGCTCCAAGAACGTGCACCTGTACCGCCAGGGCGAGATCAACCTGATCCTCAACAACGAGCCCAACAGCATCGCCTCCTACTTTGCGGCCGAACATGGCCCATCGGTGTGCGGCATGGCGTTCCGCGTCAAGGACTCGCAAAAAGCCTACAACCGCGCCCTGGAACTCGGTGCCCAACCGATCCATATCGAAACTGGCCCGATGGAATTGAACCTGCCGGCGATCAAGGGCATCGGCGGTGCACCGCTGTACCTGATCGACCGTTTTGGCGAAGGCAGCTCGATCTATGACATCGACTTCGTATACCTCGAAGGCGTGGAGCGCAACCCGGTCGGTGCAAACCTCAAGGTCATCGACCACCTGACCCACAACGTTTATCGCGGTCGCATGGCCTACTGGGCCAACTTCTACGAAAAACTGTTCAACTTCCGTGAAGCGCGCTACTTCGACATCAAGGGCGAATACACCGGCCTGACCTCCAAGGCCATGAGCGCGCCGGACGGCATGATCCGCATCCCGCTCAACGAAGAGTCGTCCAAGGGCGCAGGGCAGATCGAAGAGTTCCTGATGCAGTTCAACGGCGAAGGCATCCAGCACGTGGCGTTCCTCACCGACGACCTGGTCAAGACCTGGGACGCGTTGAAGAAGATCGGCATGCGCTTCATGACCGCACCGCCGGACACCTATTACGAAATGCTCGAAGGCCGCCTGCCGAACCACGGCGAGCCGGTGGATCAATTGCAGGCACGCGGGATTCTGCTGGACGGTTCTTCGGTGGAAGGCGACAAGCGCCTGCTGCTGCAGATTTTCTCGGAAACCCTGATGGGCCCGGTGTTCTTCGAATTCATCCAGCGCAAGGGCGATGATGGGTTTGGCGAGGGCAACTTCAAGGCGCTGTTCGAGTCCATCGAACGCGACCAGGTGCGTCGTGGTGTATTGACCGCCGACTAA